Part of the Flagellimonas eckloniae genome, CTTAGCACAGGCTTTACACATAAAAATATGCAAACGGAGTTTTTGTATTTCCCAAAAACTAGCTTCCTTATATTGCGATCTAGTGCAAATGTTCGAGGCCTCCTCGCATGAAATCTTCATAATTAAAACCAATTTTGATTTAGGCAACCCATTAAAGCTGTTCGTGCCCTATGAATCATCACCCACAGGTTGGACGGGTTAATTCCTAATTCATTACAAATATCTTCCGTACTCATGCCTTGAATAGTTTTCATATTGAAAACCAAGGATTGTTTTTTCGGCAATTTGGAAATACATTCTTGAATGGCCAGTCCCAGTTCCTCATTTTCAAGTGTATTGTCACCATCTTTACTGAAAGGGTCTGCCACCTGTTCTTCTAACCAATCCCCTTCGGAATCCGTATCCGAATTGTAATTGATTCGAACTTCTGCTTTTCCTTTTTTAGAGTTGATTTTTCGATAGTGGTCTATGACCTTTCGCTTTAAAATGGCAATTAACCAGGTTCTTTCGGCAGCATCACCCTTATAATTTTTAGCTGAGTTAAGCCCGGCAAAAAATGTTTCTTGCACCAAATCTTTTGCAATTTCCGAATCACTTACGCGTGCTACTGCGTAGTTAAAAAGATAATCTGCATATTGGTCTACCCATGTTTCGGGGTGAAGTTCGTGTGCCATGTTTTTCTCAAGAAGTGTCAAATGTAATGGATTTTGGTTAATGATTTCATGCTTTGTCCATTACAAACGACCTTAAAAAGTATCACGAAAAGGTCATGAAAGTAAACTTTAGCTATTTGTTAAGATTTTTAGGGACATAAACTCATTTAAAACCTTTAACGGTCTCTTAAATATGTTATTTGGTGCAAGTAATTAAATAATAGCCAAAACTTTTCATGTGCAAACTAGATAGCAAAGCATAAAAAGAACCCTTAAGATTATGCAGACTTTCTTTTTTTAAAGTTCTGTTCTTCCAGAGTTTTTTGAGCATAAAACCAACTATGGCAAATGGAACATGAAGTACGGAGGGAGCAACTTTAAAAGAGACATCTTCTACTTCTATATTTTTAAAACCTACATTCTTTAAATCTACTATGGTATTGTGTATGGTACCAAGTTTAGGTAAACTCCAATGGTCACACAGGTTTTTATAAGCGTAAAACCCTCCTCGACATAGCTCTTGTGGTTCTTTCTTTAGAAAAGCATCAGCAATCACCAACCTTCCATTTTGTTTTAAAATACGATGGGCCTCCACAAATGAGGATTTGTCATGACCTGAATGACAAAAGCTTTCCATGGCTATTGCTGCGTCACATGAATTAGAGATGAAAGAGGTTTTGTTGTAGTTTTCTTTTAATATCAAACCCTTTAAACCTTTTAGAAGTTTATTTCCTTCATCGACTTGAAACTCTGATAGCGTAACACCAATGG contains:
- a CDS encoding sigma-70 family RNA polymerase sigma factor, whose translation is MAHELHPETWVDQYADYLFNYAVARVSDSEIAKDLVQETFFAGLNSAKNYKGDAAERTWLIAILKRKVIDHYRKINSKKGKAEVRINYNSDTDSEGDWLEEQVADPFSKDGDNTLENEELGLAIQECISKLPKKQSLVFNMKTIQGMSTEDICNELGINPSNLWVMIHRARTALMGCLNQNWF
- a CDS encoding methyltransferase domain-containing protein, which codes for MKQLALQEASQALHEESRTEVDIIDFYNQATEDYKFWSNDFNMHFGYFNPLKTNPFRRDQMLNEMNRQVLNRLHLPNKGLMADLGCGMGGSMRYALKKNENLSTIGVTLSEFQVDEGNKLLKGLKGLILKENYNKTSFISNSCDAAIAMESFCHSGHDKSSFVEAHRILKQNGRLVIADAFLKKEPQELCRGGFYAYKNLCDHWSLPKLGTIHNTIVDLKNVGFKNIEVEDVSFKVAPSVLHVPFAIVGFMLKKLWKNRTLKKESLHNLKGSFYALLSSLHMKSFGYYLITCTK